In Streptomyces longhuiensis, the following proteins share a genomic window:
- a CDS encoding SAM-dependent methyltransferase: protein MTAQSSGSRIDTSRAHPARVYDWLLGGKDNYPVDQEVGEKLPPESRLSARRNRAFMHRAAAWLAGSGIDQFLDIGTGIPTKPNLHQIVQGIVPSARVAYTDNDPIVLRHAEALLVSTPEGATDYIEADVRQPKVILDHARTFLDFTRPLALSMLALMHFITDEEDPYGLARTLVDALPSGSYFVFSHGTTDEHPHLAKTVKNTYRQGEIPLRMRTRAEVEPFFEGLELVEPGLVTSTKWYKDTPAPEEELSGFYVGVARVP from the coding sequence ATGACGGCACAGTCCTCCGGAAGCCGTATCGACACGAGCAGGGCCCACCCGGCGCGTGTCTACGACTGGCTGCTGGGCGGCAAGGACAACTATCCGGTCGATCAGGAAGTCGGGGAGAAGCTGCCGCCCGAGTCGCGCCTCAGTGCCCGGCGCAACCGCGCGTTCATGCACCGCGCCGCGGCCTGGCTGGCCGGCAGCGGCATCGACCAGTTCCTCGACATCGGCACGGGCATACCGACGAAGCCGAACCTGCACCAGATCGTGCAGGGCATCGTGCCGTCGGCGCGGGTCGCGTACACCGACAACGACCCCATCGTGCTGCGGCACGCGGAGGCTCTGCTGGTCAGCACTCCCGAGGGGGCGACCGACTACATCGAGGCGGACGTCCGCCAGCCCAAGGTCATCCTCGACCACGCCCGTACGTTCCTGGACTTCACCCGGCCCCTCGCGCTGTCGATGCTCGCCCTGATGCACTTCATCACCGACGAGGAGGATCCGTACGGTCTCGCGCGGACCCTCGTCGACGCCCTGCCCTCGGGCAGCTACTTCGTGTTCTCCCACGGCACCACCGATGAGCACCCGCACCTCGCGAAGACGGTGAAGAACACCTACCGGCAGGGCGAGATCCCGCTGCGGATGCGTACGCGGGCCGAGGTCGAACCGTTCTTCGAGGGCCTGGAGCTGGTGGAGCCGGGGCTGGTCACTTCGACGAAGTGGTACAAGGACACGCCCGCACCCGAGGAGGAGCTGAGCGGCTTCTACGTCGGGGTCGCCCGCGTGCCCTGA
- a CDS encoding FAD-dependent oxidoreductase, which yields MEFNGVKELVMDTRAGAITHTEVLVVGAGPTGLALAVDLARRGVDALVVERADALFPGSRGKGIQPRTREVFHDLGVLDAIHAVGGPYPVGMIWQDGARVGEHRMFDPAEASDDSPYIEPWMVPQWRTQQILFERLMELGGRVEFGRELVAVEQDADTVTAHFAAGEQVRARYAVAADGGRSAVRRALGIGMTGETVDPHPMLVADVRITGLDRDNWHVFPPREGSDGFLAICPLAGIEDFQVTAQFPEGTVPDLSLDGIRKVVAARSHLAPEDVTEVRWASDFRPRAALADRFRAGRVLLAGDAAHVHSPAGGQGLNTSVQDAYNLGWKLGAVLRDGAPDTLVETYEEERRPIAAHMLGISTGVHRGEIRRGEATRQLGLGYRESSLAVETRAAAGPVRAGDRAPDVAVDGGRLFDTLRGPHWTLLTVATDAELPALGVPTARIPACEAYGTGTYLVRPDGYVGWAGDTADGLAEYARRMGL from the coding sequence ATGGAATTTAACGGCGTTAAGGAGCTGGTCATGGACACCCGTGCAGGCGCGATCACGCACACCGAGGTCCTCGTCGTCGGCGCCGGGCCGACCGGTCTCGCCCTCGCCGTCGACCTCGCCCGGCGCGGGGTCGACGCCCTCGTCGTCGAGCGCGCCGACGCGCTCTTCCCCGGGTCGCGCGGCAAGGGGATCCAACCGCGTACGAGGGAGGTCTTCCATGACCTCGGCGTGCTGGACGCGATCCACGCCGTCGGTGGTCCCTACCCCGTCGGCATGATCTGGCAGGACGGCGCGCGGGTCGGCGAGCACCGCATGTTCGACCCGGCGGAGGCGAGCGACGACTCCCCGTACATCGAGCCGTGGATGGTGCCGCAGTGGCGCACGCAGCAGATCCTGTTCGAGCGGCTCATGGAACTCGGTGGCCGGGTGGAGTTCGGGCGTGAGCTGGTGGCGGTGGAACAGGACGCGGACACCGTGACCGCGCACTTCGCCGCCGGAGAGCAGGTCCGCGCGCGGTACGCCGTCGCGGCCGACGGCGGGCGTTCGGCCGTGCGCCGCGCGCTGGGCATCGGCATGACCGGCGAGACCGTCGACCCGCATCCGATGCTCGTGGCGGACGTGCGCATCACCGGCCTCGACCGCGACAACTGGCATGTGTTCCCGCCCAGGGAAGGGAGCGACGGCTTTCTCGCGATCTGCCCGCTCGCCGGCATCGAGGACTTCCAGGTGACCGCGCAGTTCCCCGAGGGAACGGTGCCCGACCTCTCCCTCGACGGCATCCGCAAGGTGGTCGCCGCGCGCTCCCATCTGGCCCCCGAGGACGTGACCGAAGTGCGCTGGGCCTCGGACTTCCGGCCCCGGGCCGCGCTGGCCGACCGCTTCCGCGCGGGGCGCGTCCTCCTGGCCGGGGACGCCGCGCACGTCCACTCGCCGGCCGGTGGCCAAGGGCTGAACACCAGCGTCCAGGACGCCTACAACCTGGGGTGGAAGCTGGGCGCGGTGCTGCGCGACGGCGCCCCGGACACCCTCGTCGAGACGTACGAGGAGGAGCGCCGTCCCATCGCCGCGCACATGCTCGGCATCTCGACGGGCGTGCACCGTGGAGAGATCCGCCGCGGTGAGGCGACCCGCCAACTCGGCCTGGGCTACCGCGAATCGTCGCTCGCCGTGGAAACCCGCGCCGCCGCGGGCCCGGTGCGCGCGGGCGACCGGGCGCCGGACGTGGCGGTGGACGGTGGCCGGCTCTTCGACACCTTGCGCGGCCCGCACTGGACGCTGCTCACAGTGGCCACGGACGCCGAACTCCCCGCGCTCGGCGTCCCCACCGCCCGTATCCCGGCCTGCGAGGCGTACGGCACGGGCACGTACCTGGTCCGGCCCGACGGCTACGTGGGATGGGCGGGCGACACGGCCGACGGCCTCGCGGAGTACGCGCGGCGGATGGGCCTCTAG
- a CDS encoding S1 family peptidase, translating into MRRTKPLRIALSALLVAGVSAGFAPASAGATTPAEEKAPASGSMLAAMQRDFGLTKSQAEARLSAEKKATAVEQKARRAAGSSYGGAWFTPESGRLTVAVTDRNKAAAVRSTGADAKLVKYSAKQLDAAKEHIDALKAPKGVASWHVDPASNRIVIETLAGRQGDNDVKHFLAQAREAGPVTVEKTAHAPRTLAAGTVGGDPYYTGNVRCSIGFSVNGGFVTAGHCSGAGAAVNGWDGSYIGNFQGSSFPDNDYAWVNVGSGWWTVPVVLGWGTVPDQLVRGSAEAPIGASICRSGSTSHWHCGNVLAKNETVNYSQGAVHEMTKTNVCAEPGDSGGSFISGDQAQGVTSGGWGDCSGGGETWYQPINEILNRYGLTLTTA; encoded by the coding sequence ATGAGACGCACGAAACCCCTGCGCATCGCCCTGTCCGCCTTACTCGTCGCCGGAGTGTCGGCCGGGTTCGCACCGGCCTCGGCCGGTGCCACCACCCCCGCGGAAGAGAAGGCACCGGCCTCCGGGTCCATGCTCGCCGCCATGCAGCGCGACTTCGGCCTCACCAAGAGCCAGGCCGAGGCTCGGCTGAGCGCGGAGAAGAAGGCCACGGCGGTCGAGCAAAAGGCGCGGCGAGCCGCTGGATCCTCCTACGGCGGTGCCTGGTTCACGCCGGAGAGCGGCCGCCTGACCGTGGCCGTCACCGACCGGAACAAGGCCGCGGCCGTCCGGTCGACGGGCGCCGATGCCAAGCTGGTGAAGTACAGCGCCAAGCAGCTCGACGCGGCCAAGGAACACATCGACGCCCTCAAGGCACCCAAGGGCGTGGCAAGTTGGCACGTCGATCCGGCGTCCAACCGGATCGTGATCGAGACCCTGGCCGGACGGCAGGGCGACAACGATGTCAAGCACTTCCTCGCGCAGGCCCGCGAGGCCGGCCCCGTCACCGTGGAGAAGACGGCCCACGCGCCCCGCACCCTCGCCGCCGGCACGGTCGGAGGGGACCCCTACTACACGGGCAACGTCCGCTGCTCGATCGGCTTCTCGGTGAACGGCGGATTCGTCACGGCCGGTCACTGCAGCGGCGCCGGCGCCGCCGTGAACGGCTGGGACGGCTCGTACATCGGCAACTTCCAGGGGTCGTCGTTCCCGGACAACGACTACGCCTGGGTCAACGTCGGCAGCGGCTGGTGGACCGTCCCCGTGGTCCTCGGCTGGGGCACCGTCCCGGACCAGCTGGTGCGCGGCTCGGCGGAGGCGCCGATCGGCGCGTCCATCTGCCGTTCGGGTTCCACCTCTCACTGGCACTGCGGCAATGTGCTGGCCAAGAACGAGACCGTGAACTACAGCCAGGGCGCGGTGCACGAGATGACCAAGACGAACGTGTGCGCCGAACCGGGCGACTCGGGCGGCTCGTTCATCAGCGGCGACCAGGCCCAGGGTGTCACCTCGGGCGGCTGGGGCGACTGCTCCGGCGGCGGTGAGACCTGGTACCAGCCGATCAACGAGATCCTCAACCGGTACGGCCTGACGCTGACCACGGCCTGA
- the lysA gene encoding diaminopimelate decarboxylase, whose product MTTVHEPAVTTTADELSVWPASTTEPHPGDLAVAGVPLAGVADRFGTPAYVLDEGEIRERCRTYRNAFPDAEVLYAAKAFLCRAMAHWVDDEGLGLDVCSAGELELAVTTGFPPERIVLHGNAKSPHDLESALRLGVGRIVIDSPSEIARLAAAVGPDGHQKVMVRVVPAISAGGHEKIRTGTDDQKFGLSISDGYAQHAIARILDQPQLELTGLHCHLGSQITSVKPYLAAVRRMVGLMARLHEQHGIALPELDLGGGHGIAYRPGEQALDLTTLARKVRAELIGACAAAGLTVPRLIIEPGRAIAGPAGIALYRVLAVKRTGAHTFVAVDGGMSDNPRPALYGVRYAPRLIGRHSTADRTAMTVVGRHCEAGDVLATDVELPADVHPGDLLAVPVAGAYHLSMASGYNLVGRPPVVAVDGGRARLLVRRESLDDIRSRDVGL is encoded by the coding sequence ATGACCACTGTTCACGAACCCGCCGTCACCACCACCGCCGACGAGTTGTCGGTGTGGCCCGCCTCCACCACCGAGCCCCACCCGGGCGACCTGGCCGTGGCCGGCGTACCGCTCGCCGGGGTCGCCGACCGCTTCGGCACCCCCGCCTACGTACTGGACGAGGGCGAGATACGCGAGCGCTGCCGCACCTACCGGAACGCCTTCCCCGACGCCGAAGTCCTCTACGCGGCCAAGGCGTTCCTGTGCCGGGCCATGGCCCACTGGGTGGACGACGAGGGCCTCGGACTCGACGTCTGCTCGGCCGGTGAGCTGGAACTCGCGGTCACCACCGGGTTCCCGCCCGAGAGGATTGTGCTGCACGGCAACGCCAAGTCCCCGCACGACCTGGAGTCCGCGCTGCGCCTGGGCGTCGGGCGCATCGTGATCGACAGCCCCTCCGAGATCGCCCGGCTGGCCGCCGCGGTCGGTCCTGACGGACACCAGAAGGTCATGGTCCGCGTCGTACCCGCGATCAGCGCCGGTGGCCACGAGAAGATCCGCACCGGCACCGACGACCAGAAGTTCGGTCTGTCGATATCCGACGGCTACGCCCAGCACGCCATCGCCCGCATACTGGACCAGCCGCAGCTCGAACTCACCGGCCTGCACTGCCACTTGGGCTCGCAGATCACCAGCGTCAAGCCGTATCTGGCGGCCGTGCGGCGCATGGTGGGACTGATGGCCCGGCTGCACGAGCAGCACGGCATCGCCCTGCCCGAACTCGACCTGGGCGGCGGACACGGAATCGCCTACCGTCCTGGTGAACAGGCCCTGGACCTCACCACCTTGGCCCGCAAGGTCCGAGCGGAGCTCATCGGGGCGTGCGCGGCGGCCGGACTCACCGTGCCCCGCCTGATCATCGAGCCCGGGCGCGCCATCGCCGGACCGGCCGGTATCGCCCTCTATCGCGTACTCGCCGTCAAGCGCACCGGCGCACACACCTTCGTGGCCGTGGACGGTGGCATGAGCGACAACCCTCGGCCGGCGCTGTACGGCGTGCGCTACGCACCGCGCCTGATCGGCCGCCACAGCACCGCGGACCGGACCGCGATGACCGTGGTGGGCCGCCACTGCGAGGCCGGAGACGTCCTGGCCACCGACGTCGAACTCCCCGCCGACGTGCACCCCGGAGACCTGCTCGCGGTCCCCGTCGCCGGCGCCTACCACCTGTCCATGGCGTCCGGCTACAACCTGGTCGGCCGCCCGCCGGTGGTCGCCGTGGATGGTGGCCGCGCCCGTCTCCTGGTCCGCCGCGAGTCCCTGGACGACATCCGCAGCCGCGACGTGGGGCTGTAG
- a CDS encoding NPP1 family protein: protein MKKSSRIRRAALTLGSAVALVIVFPGIALADPPPALPANADGLEQTFQPAYDYDGDGCYPTPAIGPDGTVNPGLKPSGAVNGQCHDSWDLDNTNGYARSKCNNGWCAIMYGLYFEKDQAVAGSGLGGHRNDWEHVVVWVQNNEAKYVSTSAHGNFNVYSSDQIRWDGTHPKAVYHKDGLGTHCFRPATANDEPPENHRHTWQFPSLVGWNGYPSGLREKLSQADFGSAVFGLKDGNFNYHLEKAEPTGIPFDPNA, encoded by the coding sequence GTGAAGAAGAGCTCGCGGATCCGCAGAGCGGCGCTCACCCTCGGCAGCGCCGTCGCGCTGGTCATCGTTTTCCCGGGCATCGCGCTCGCGGACCCGCCCCCGGCGCTGCCCGCGAACGCGGACGGTCTGGAGCAGACGTTCCAGCCTGCCTACGACTACGACGGTGACGGCTGCTACCCGACGCCCGCCATCGGCCCGGACGGCACCGTCAACCCGGGCCTCAAACCGTCCGGGGCCGTCAACGGCCAGTGCCACGACTCCTGGGACCTCGACAACACCAACGGATACGCCCGCTCCAAGTGCAACAACGGCTGGTGCGCCATCATGTACGGCCTGTACTTCGAGAAGGACCAGGCGGTCGCGGGCAGCGGCCTCGGCGGGCACCGCAACGACTGGGAGCACGTCGTGGTGTGGGTCCAGAACAACGAGGCCAAGTACGTGTCCACGTCGGCCCACGGCAACTTCAATGTGTACAGCAGTGACCAGATCCGCTGGGACGGCACCCACCCCAAGGCCGTCTACCACAAGGACGGGCTGGGCACGCACTGCTTCCGCCCCGCGACCGCCAACGACGAGCCGCCGGAGAACCACCGCCACACCTGGCAGTTCCCGAGCCTCGTCGGCTGGAACGGCTACCCCTCGGGTCTGCGGGAGAAGCTGAGCCAGGCCGACTTCGGCAGCGCCGTCTTCGGCCTCAAGGACGGCAACTTCAACTACCACCTGGAGAAGGCCGAGCCGACGGGCATACCGTTCGACCCCAACGCCTGA
- a CDS encoding TetR/AcrR family transcriptional regulator C-terminal domain-containing protein, whose product MATQRSPKLDKAQVVDTALRLLDDVGLDGLTLRAIAKELNVQAPALYWHFKNKQELLDEMATEMYRRMTAADPLAPDATWRERLLTSNRGLRTALLSHRDGAKVFSGSRFTGTLHAVEMERTLRLFTDSGFTLTQAVRATTTAYMYTLGFVTEEQGVQPLPGERRDGYDIDERARRMADFPLSAAAGAEIFENYEQHFEDGLALVIAGIETRYGMG is encoded by the coding sequence GTGGCTACCCAGAGATCCCCCAAGCTGGACAAGGCGCAGGTCGTCGACACCGCGCTGCGTCTGCTCGACGACGTCGGCCTCGACGGCCTCACACTCCGCGCCATCGCCAAGGAGCTGAACGTCCAGGCGCCCGCGCTCTACTGGCACTTCAAGAACAAGCAGGAACTGCTGGACGAGATGGCGACGGAGATGTACCGCCGCATGACGGCAGCCGACCCGCTCGCTCCCGACGCCACCTGGCGGGAGCGCCTGCTGACGTCGAACCGCGGACTGCGCACCGCGCTCCTGAGCCACCGCGACGGCGCCAAGGTCTTCAGCGGCTCACGCTTCACCGGCACGCTGCACGCGGTCGAGATGGAGCGGACGCTGCGCCTGTTCACCGACTCCGGATTCACGCTCACCCAGGCGGTGCGGGCCACCACGACCGCGTACATGTACACCCTCGGATTCGTCACCGAGGAGCAGGGCGTCCAGCCCCTGCCGGGCGAGCGCCGCGACGGGTACGACATCGACGAACGCGCCCGCCGGATGGCCGACTTCCCTCTGTCGGCCGCGGCGGGCGCGGAGATCTTCGAGAACTACGAGCAGCACTTCGAGGACGGTCTCGCCCTGGTGATCGCGGGGATCGAGACGCGCTACGGGATGGGCTGA